From Rhodovastum atsumiense, a single genomic window includes:
- a CDS encoding bifunctional diguanylate cyclase/phosphodiesterase — MHPVRLVEAWTILTRWLAPRRMLWRGLAVAALGLAIAVGAGGYLVQQRDAALRDAGREMQNLALVVANWVESDFRTIELLQVGVAEWARAERIDTPQAFRARLGSREVHEALRGRIAALPRVRRLFLADSEGSVVATSSAWPPETASVVQRPYYQALRDDPARQSFLSAPLLSQADGRWNIYASRRISAPDGQFLGLVVAAIELAYFEESFSHLELGPQSAVTLYREDGTLLVRHPWIEERIGSIIADNEQLRRFLARSSGDTLRRESPLDGIDRVIGARRLQGMPLYLVVARGTEEVLLPWRQEAGRLGLAVLLVEGLLAGGVLLVGRQERQRRAVQQLRAAQAEAQARIELAEARARAARALEHEAALEAVFANGTAGLAEVEIASGRFVRVNRRYCAITGRSEAELLGGLGPADVLHPAERAQVGQRLRTLAAAGSNWETELRYLRPDGGVVWARLSVSVSARDAAGQAVRCMAIVEDVTEAREATERLRASEALLRLGMEVGHIGTFRHDFVTGLVQCSPEARAMCGLPPGEAPLSVEEWWSPILPDDREQLQMLLDSPAAREALDAVISYRIRHLGDGSLRHFEVRVRPEFDAAGRPLTALGVIIDVTASREATALQRLSLQAGRIGTFRHDFVTGLVECSPEARAMVGLPQQPGPLTTEQWWAPILPEDRERLRESIAASTAAGVTDASSTYRIHHPVDGSLRHFESRTRREYGPDGRPLRALGVVIDVTERREAEAHIAHLAHHDILTGLPNRGLFRERLDRALARARRGRGCAVQLIDLDRFKEVNDTLGHPVGDALLRAVTERLRAVLRETDTLARLGGDEFAVIETDVDLPQDATALARRIIEAIGQPFEVDGHQVCIGASVGIAVAPSDGLEPDALIKGADMALYRAKADGRGCWRFFEPEMDARMQLRRALEMDLRRAVAAREFEVFYQPIVDVRSRQVSGLEALLRWRHPERGLVPPDSFIPLAEEIGLIVPLGEWVMHRACAEATTWPGTPKVAVNLSPAQFGHRGLVGAVASALAETGLDPARLELEITETVMLQDTQATMATLQQLKGLGVRIAMDDFGTGYSSLSYLQRFPFDKVKIDRAFTRDLERSRQSNAIVRAVTGLCTGLDMTTTAEGVETEGQFQVLLHEGCGEAQGYLFSKPLPAGEIPALLQRLEHAAAAEAIAP, encoded by the coding sequence ATGCACCCTGTCCGTCTTGTCGAGGCCTGGACGATCCTGACACGGTGGCTCGCGCCACGCCGCATGCTGTGGCGCGGGCTTGCCGTTGCCGCGCTGGGGCTGGCGATTGCGGTCGGGGCCGGGGGCTACCTGGTGCAGCAGCGTGACGCCGCCCTGCGCGACGCCGGGCGGGAGATGCAGAACCTGGCCCTGGTGGTCGCCAACTGGGTGGAAAGCGATTTCCGCACCATCGAGCTGCTGCAGGTCGGGGTGGCGGAGTGGGCGCGGGCCGAACGCATCGACACGCCGCAGGCGTTCCGCGCCCGTCTCGGCAGCCGCGAGGTGCACGAGGCCCTGCGCGGGCGCATCGCCGCCCTGCCGCGGGTGCGGCGTCTGTTCCTGGCCGACAGCGAGGGCAGCGTGGTCGCCACCTCCAGCGCCTGGCCGCCGGAGACCGCCTCGGTGGTGCAGCGTCCGTACTACCAGGCGTTGCGCGATGATCCCGCGCGCCAGTCCTTCCTCAGCGCCCCGCTGCTCAGCCAGGCCGACGGGCGCTGGAACATCTATGCCTCCCGCCGCATCAGCGCCCCGGACGGGCAATTCCTCGGCCTGGTCGTCGCCGCCATCGAGCTCGCCTATTTCGAGGAATCGTTCAGCCACCTGGAACTCGGCCCGCAGAGCGCGGTCACGTTGTACCGCGAGGATGGCACGCTGCTGGTCCGCCATCCGTGGATCGAGGAACGCATCGGCAGCATCATCGCCGACAACGAGCAGTTGCGGCGGTTCCTGGCGCGCAGCAGCGGCGACACGCTCCGCCGCGAGAGCCCGCTCGATGGCATCGACCGGGTGATCGGGGCGCGCCGGCTGCAGGGCATGCCGCTCTACCTCGTGGTGGCCCGTGGCACCGAGGAGGTGCTGCTGCCCTGGCGGCAGGAGGCCGGGCGGCTCGGCCTGGCCGTGCTGCTGGTGGAAGGGTTGCTTGCCGGTGGCGTGCTGCTGGTCGGCCGGCAGGAACGGCAACGCCGGGCAGTGCAGCAATTGCGGGCGGCGCAGGCCGAGGCGCAGGCACGCATCGAACTGGCCGAGGCGCGCGCGCGCGCCGCCCGCGCCCTGGAACACGAGGCGGCGCTGGAGGCGGTGTTCGCCAACGGCACGGCCGGCCTCGCCGAAGTGGAGATCGCCTCCGGCCGGTTCGTCCGCGTCAACCGCCGCTACTGCGCGATCACCGGGCGCAGCGAGGCGGAACTGCTCGGCGGCCTCGGCCCGGCCGACGTGCTGCATCCGGCGGAGCGCGCGCAGGTGGGGCAGAGGCTGCGCACCCTCGCCGCCGCCGGCAGCAACTGGGAGACGGAGCTGCGCTACCTGCGCCCGGACGGCGGCGTGGTCTGGGCGCGGCTGTCCGTCTCCGTCTCCGCGCGCGATGCGGCGGGGCAGGCGGTGCGCTGCATGGCCATCGTGGAGGACGTGACCGAGGCGCGCGAGGCCACCGAGCGGCTGCGCGCGAGCGAGGCGCTGCTGCGGCTGGGCATGGAGGTCGGCCATATCGGCACCTTCCGCCACGATTTCGTCACCGGCCTGGTGCAGTGCAGCCCCGAGGCGCGGGCCATGTGCGGCCTGCCGCCGGGCGAGGCGCCGCTCAGCGTCGAGGAATGGTGGAGCCCGATCCTGCCGGATGACCGTGAACAGCTACAGATGCTGCTTGACAGCCCGGCGGCGCGCGAGGCCCTGGACGCCGTGATCTCCTACCGCATCCGCCACCTCGGCGACGGCAGCCTGCGCCATTTCGAGGTGCGCGTGCGGCCGGAATTCGACGCCGCGGGGCGGCCGCTCACCGCGCTCGGCGTCATCATCGACGTCACCGCCAGCCGCGAGGCCACGGCGCTGCAGCGGCTCAGCCTGCAGGCCGGCCGCATCGGTACCTTCCGCCACGACTTCGTCACCGGCCTGGTGGAATGCAGCCCGGAGGCACGGGCCATGGTCGGCCTGCCCCAGCAGCCAGGTCCGCTCACCACCGAACAGTGGTGGGCGCCGATCCTGCCCGAGGACCGGGAGCGGCTGCGCGAGAGCATCGCCGCCAGCACGGCGGCCGGGGTGACCGATGCTTCCAGCACCTATCGCATCCACCATCCGGTGGATGGCAGCCTGCGCCATTTCGAATCACGCACCCGCCGCGAATACGGCCCCGACGGGCGGCCGCTGCGCGCGCTCGGCGTCGTCATCGACGTGACCGAGCGGCGCGAGGCGGAGGCGCATATCGCCCATCTCGCCCACCACGACATCCTGACCGGCCTGCCCAACCGGGGGCTGTTCCGCGAACGGCTGGACAGGGCGCTGGCGCGGGCGCGCCGCGGCCGCGGCTGCGCCGTGCAACTGATCGACCTCGACCGCTTCAAGGAGGTCAACGACACGCTGGGCCATCCGGTGGGGGATGCCTTGCTGCGCGCCGTCACCGAGCGGCTGCGCGCGGTGCTGCGCGAGACCGACACGCTGGCGCGGCTGGGCGGGGACGAGTTCGCCGTCATCGAGACGGATGTCGACCTGCCACAGGACGCGACCGCGCTGGCGCGGCGGATCATCGAGGCGATCGGCCAGCCCTTCGAGGTGGACGGCCACCAGGTCTGCATCGGCGCGAGCGTCGGCATCGCCGTCGCGCCCTCGGACGGGCTGGAGCCGGATGCCCTGATCAAGGGCGCGGACATGGCGCTGTACCGTGCCAAGGCGGACGGGCGCGGCTGCTGGCGTTTCTTCGAACCCGAGATGGATGCGCGCATGCAGTTGCGCCGCGCGCTGGAGATGGATCTGCGCCGGGCGGTGGCGGCGCGCGAGTTCGAGGTGTTCTACCAGCCGATCGTCGATGTGCGCTCGCGCCAGGTCAGCGGGCTGGAGGCGCTGCTGCGCTGGCGCCATCCCGAGCGGGGCCTGGTGCCGCCCGATTCCTTCATTCCGCTGGCCGAGGAAATCGGCCTGATCGTGCCGCTGGGTGAATGGGTGATGCACCGCGCCTGCGCCGAGGCCACGACCTGGCCCGGCACCCCCAAGGTCGCGGTGAACCTCTCGCCCGCGCAGTTCGGCCATCGCGGGCTGGTCGGCGCGGTGGCCTCGGCGCTGGCGGAAACCGGGCTCGATCCGGCGCGGCTGGAACTGGAGATCACCGAGACGGTGATGCTGCAGGACACGCAGGCGACGATGGCCACGCTGCAGCAGTTGAAGGGCCTGGGCGTGCGCATCGCCATGGACGATTTCGGCACCGGCTATTCCAGCCTGAGCTACCTGCAGCGCTTCCCCTTCGACAAGGTCAAGATCGACCGCGCCTTCACCCGCGACCTGGAGCGCTCGCGCCAGAGCAACGCCATCGTGCGCGCGGTGACCGGGCTTTGCACCGGTCTCGACATGACCACCACCGCCGAGGGCGTGGAAACCGAGGGGCAGTTCCAGGTGCTGCTGCACGAGGGCTGCGGCGAGGCACAGGGCTATCTGTTCAGCAAGCCGCTGCCGGCCGGGGAGATCCCGGCCCTGCTGCAACGGCTGGAGCACGCCGCCGCCGCCGAGGCCATCGCGCCCTGA
- a CDS encoding substrate-binding domain-containing protein, whose amino-acid sequence MMLALMLCAGPAGAEVLRAGGTGGATALLVHLGRPFTAQSGIAVDVVPSLGSGGSIAAAADGMIDLVVSARPLTAAERARGLDAVATLRTPFVLATSHPAPSGLAAGAVAGMFVAVKPAWPDGAVLRPILRPRTETDTLVLAALFPGMAAALEQARQRPDLPVAATDQDNADLAEHLEGSLTGITLAQLVLEGRALRLVPLDGVTPSLAGFEAGDWRYGRDFILIARRPAAPAVGRFLQFLHSEAGRAALRAGACLDGGA is encoded by the coding sequence ATGATGCTCGCACTGATGCTTTGCGCCGGTCCGGCCGGCGCCGAGGTGCTGCGGGCCGGCGGCACCGGGGGCGCGACGGCGCTGCTGGTCCATCTCGGCCGGCCCTTCACCGCGCAGAGCGGCATCGCGGTCGATGTGGTCCCGAGCCTGGGCAGCGGCGGCAGCATCGCCGCGGCGGCTGACGGCATGATCGACCTGGTCGTCTCGGCGCGGCCGCTGACCGCCGCCGAGCGGGCGCGCGGGCTGGACGCGGTCGCGACCCTGCGCACCCCCTTCGTGCTGGCGACGTCCCATCCGGCCCCGTCGGGGCTGGCGGCCGGCGCGGTCGCCGGGATGTTCGTCGCGGTGAAGCCGGCCTGGCCGGATGGCGCGGTGCTGCGGCCGATCCTGCGCCCGCGCACGGAAACCGACACCCTGGTGCTGGCGGCGCTGTTCCCCGGCATGGCCGCGGCCCTGGAACAGGCACGGCAGCGCCCGGACCTGCCGGTCGCCGCCACCGACCAGGACAATGCCGATCTGGCCGAGCACCTGGAAGGATCGCTGACCGGCATCACCCTCGCGCAACTGGTGCTGGAAGGCCGCGCGTTGCGGCTGGTGCCGCTCGACGGCGTCACCCCGTCGCTGGCGGGCTTCGAGGCCGGGGACTGGCGCTACGGCCGGGACTTCATCCTGATCGCGCGACGGCCGGCGGCGCCGGCGGTCGGGCGTTTCCTGCAGTTCCTGCACAGCGAGGCGGGGCGGGCGGCGCTGCGCGCGGGCGCCTGCCTGGACGGTGGCGCCTGA
- a CDS encoding putative bifunctional diguanylate cyclase/phosphodiesterase: protein MTMNRLFARWPLLVAVAFCAYASVLLWNGFRAQAQLTAAAEARFAAEAARQAARLGDFLAERRSDISELADAHEIEAYLTNKALGMSLRYGLAASLEAIEQRLRRWQAKTVFRGQQIFGDIAFVDIDGTRLAELGNGDVAVALPSGLLGGPVIALDPVSRRIGTVAPVRHKGAIVGAVVAFSDLGILAGHLRADPDATGLREVLLSAAGEELAAVQVTPALDPELGRALVPLPAGQVVRTAEAVPPLPPAALRGMVVVRTPVPGFPLSLATLAREQDLYGTITSRAFLHALSVLPPLVLLAALMLDRMQRRNLALQARYLETARRRDELYTRNTALSREISRREAVEAALRESEQRLRKLFDAAPLPGYLVDPSDTAIVDCNDAAAAMLGYTRDMLRRMRVSDIAPDAERCEALWRRPTLMGEAVQFETRHRTRSGEMRDVVIAAVPVDIGGRRLACSTVVDITERKLAEARILYLAQHDALTGLPNRMLLTRRIAEATAAGEGQGGGFVVLSLDLDGFKAINDTMGREVGDTVLCRFAERLRALVRPQDTVARTGGDAFTILVRDLAPSETAEQVAQRLLDGLPLPVDQGGYVSSLCASIGIALYPDDGADGRTLLKNADTALDRAKAERKGGFCRFEGWMDRTLADRRALERDLRLAVERRELEVFFQPQFACDSLRVVGFEALIRWRHPERGFVSPGVFIPLAEECGLIVPIGRMVLEQSCTLAAGWQPRCRVAVNLSPVQFRDTGLLPLLSEILHRTGLPAALLELEVTEGVLIKDEDQALATLRSLKDLGVHIALDDFGTGYSSLSYLRRFPFDGLKIDKCFVQAQQQDSGTRTILEAVLTMSQRLNLRVVAEGVETQEQLAMLREQGCTELQGFLLGRPMPAHEVPDFLARVTVEMAGREGGRHLRLAVSNAMPLPAPRAAGQGQG, encoded by the coding sequence ATGACCATGAACCGCCTGTTCGCACGCTGGCCCCTGCTGGTCGCCGTCGCGTTCTGCGCCTACGCCTCGGTGCTGCTCTGGAACGGCTTTCGCGCGCAGGCGCAGCTCACCGCCGCGGCCGAAGCCCGCTTCGCCGCCGAGGCCGCGCGGCAGGCGGCCCGCCTGGGCGACTTCCTGGCGGAGCGCCGCAGCGACATCTCGGAACTGGCCGACGCGCACGAGATCGAGGCCTACCTGACCAACAAGGCGCTGGGCATGTCGCTGCGCTATGGCCTGGCGGCCAGCCTCGAGGCGATCGAGCAGCGCCTGCGGCGCTGGCAGGCCAAGACGGTGTTCCGCGGCCAGCAGATCTTCGGCGACATCGCCTTCGTCGACATCGACGGCACCCGGCTGGCCGAGCTGGGCAACGGCGACGTGGCCGTGGCGCTGCCCTCCGGCCTGCTCGGCGGCCCGGTGATCGCGCTCGACCCGGTGTCCCGGCGCATCGGCACGGTGGCACCGGTCCGCCACAAGGGCGCCATCGTCGGCGCGGTGGTGGCGTTCAGTGATCTCGGCATCCTCGCCGGCCATCTCCGCGCCGATCCGGACGCGACCGGGCTGCGCGAGGTGCTGCTGAGCGCGGCGGGGGAAGAACTGGCCGCCGTGCAGGTCACGCCGGCGCTCGACCCGGAGCTGGGCCGCGCCCTCGTCCCCCTGCCCGCGGGCCAGGTCGTGCGCACCGCCGAAGCCGTGCCGCCGCTGCCCCCGGCCGCCCTGCGCGGCATGGTAGTGGTGCGCACGCCGGTGCCGGGCTTCCCGCTGTCGCTGGCCACCCTGGCCCGCGAGCAGGACCTTTATGGCACCATCACCTCGCGCGCCTTCCTGCACGCGCTCAGCGTGCTGCCGCCGCTGGTGCTGCTGGCGGCGCTGATGCTCGACCGGATGCAGCGCCGCAACCTCGCCCTGCAGGCCCGCTACCTCGAAACCGCCCGCCGCCGCGACGAACTGTACACCCGCAACACCGCCCTCTCGCGGGAGATCAGCCGGCGCGAGGCGGTCGAGGCGGCCCTGCGCGAGAGCGAGCAGCGCCTGCGCAAGCTGTTCGACGCGGCGCCCCTGCCGGGCTACCTGGTCGATCCCTCCGACACCGCCATCGTGGACTGCAACGATGCCGCCGCGGCGATGCTGGGCTATACGCGCGATATGCTGCGCCGCATGCGGGTGTCGGACATCGCGCCGGACGCGGAAAGATGCGAGGCGCTGTGGCGCCGTCCCACGCTGATGGGCGAGGCGGTGCAGTTCGAAACCCGCCACCGCACGCGATCGGGGGAGATGCGCGATGTGGTCATCGCCGCCGTTCCGGTCGATATCGGCGGTCGCCGGCTGGCCTGCTCGACGGTGGTCGACATCACCGAACGCAAGCTGGCCGAGGCCCGCATCCTCTATCTCGCGCAGCACGATGCCCTGACCGGCCTGCCCAACCGCATGCTGCTGACCCGGCGCATCGCCGAGGCGACGGCGGCGGGGGAAGGCCAGGGCGGCGGCTTCGTCGTGCTGTCCCTCGACCTCGACGGGTTCAAGGCCATCAACGACACCATGGGGCGGGAGGTCGGCGACACGGTGCTGTGCCGGTTCGCCGAGCGCCTGCGCGCGCTGGTCCGGCCGCAGGACACGGTGGCGCGCACCGGGGGCGATGCGTTCACGATCCTGGTGCGTGACCTCGCGCCATCAGAAACGGCCGAACAGGTCGCCCAACGCCTGCTCGACGGCCTGCCGCTGCCGGTCGATCAGGGCGGCTATGTCTCGTCGCTGTGCGCGAGCATCGGCATCGCGCTCTATCCGGACGACGGCGCCGATGGCCGCACCCTGCTGAAGAACGCCGATACCGCGCTCGACCGCGCCAAGGCCGAGCGGAAGGGCGGGTTCTGCCGCTTCGAGGGCTGGATGGACCGGACGCTGGCGGACCGCCGCGCGCTGGAGCGCGACCTGCGGCTGGCGGTGGAGCGCCGCGAGCTGGAGGTGTTCTTCCAGCCGCAATTCGCCTGCGACAGCCTGCGGGTGGTCGGGTTCGAGGCCCTGATCCGCTGGCGCCACCCCGAGCGGGGCTTCGTCTCGCCGGGCGTGTTCATCCCGCTGGCGGAGGAATGCGGCCTGATCGTGCCGATCGGGCGCATGGTGCTGGAGCAGTCCTGCACCCTGGCGGCCGGGTGGCAGCCGCGCTGCCGGGTGGCGGTCAATCTCTCCCCGGTGCAGTTCCGCGACACCGGCCTGCTGCCCTTGCTGTCGGAGATCCTGCACCGGACCGGCCTGCCGGCCGCGCTGCTGGAGCTGGAGGTCACCGAGGGCGTGCTGATCAAGGACGAGGACCAGGCCCTGGCCACCCTGCGCAGCCTGAAGGATCTGGGGGTGCACATCGCGCTGGATGATTTCGGCACCGGCTATTCCAGCCTCAGCTACCTGCGCCGCTTCCCCTTCGACGGGCTCAAGATCGACAAGTGCTTCGTGCAGGCCCAGCAGCAGGATTCCGGCACCCGCACGATCCTGGAGGCGGTGCTGACCATGAGCCAGCGGCTGAACCTGCGGGTCGTCGCCGAAGGCGTGGAGACGCAGGAGCAACTGGCCATGCTGCGCGAGCAGGGATGCACCGAGTTGCAGGGCTTCCTGCTGGGGCGGCCGATGCCGGCGCACGAGGTGCCGGATTTCCTCGCGCGGGTCACGGTGGAGATGGCCGGACGGGAGGGGGGACGCCATCTCCGGCTTGCCGTCTCGAACGCGATGCCCCTGCCGGCGCCGCGCGCGGCGGGACAGGGGCAGGGCTGA
- a CDS encoding putative bifunctional diguanylate cyclase/phosphodiesterase, whose product MRHPLVRDLVGGLGLLVALLIAVGVPAGHYVIGEITLREALAFRAQLSAARAAQFIFVHQRMWQYQHLRLAELIALPPGSDLAVRQRLTDLAGRVVVQETTALGAPLRRGQAPILVAGETVGWVAVEASLRPLLGGTVWVAGASLLLGLLAWASIRLLPLRVLDRTLTRLSQESARFQAALDNMAQGLCLFDGDDRLVVCNRRFAAMFGRPVVGSVAAALSSGADIAPLFAPPDPARSGPQDGGTHELDDGRVIQVSRQVIPGEGWVATFDDITERRRSQERLAHMARHDALTGLPNRLMLREHLEAARAQARQGRRFAVFCLDLDGFKGVNDALGQAAGDELLCLVARRLRAVARDIDFVARLGGDEFALVQAEVDGPEAVTGLAERLAEILRAPFTLRGEVVGLGASIGVALAEDPDPGADVLLCHADAALHQARAAGRGLWRLFQPEMEAGIRQRRQLETELRSALAAEQFEVFYQPLVEARTLALAGFEALVRWRHPGRGLVPPGEFIPLLEETGLIGPLGSWVLARACADAAGWPAHLRLAVNLSPVQVLNARLVQEVAQALAGAGLAPQRLELEITETVLLQDNEVTLGVLRRLHELGVRISMDDFGTGYSSLSYLRRFPFDKIKVDQSFVHTLPRDRGGIPIIRAVTGLGRALGMRVLAEGVETVEQMEILREEGCDELQGFLFGRPAPLCEAAEVIARDLAGERPGAAGQCPVPAPAPGATARGILRSIR is encoded by the coding sequence ATGCGCCACCCGCTGGTCCGCGATCTGGTCGGCGGCCTGGGCCTGCTGGTGGCCCTGCTGATCGCCGTCGGGGTGCCGGCCGGCCATTACGTCATCGGCGAGATCACCCTGCGGGAGGCGCTGGCCTTCCGCGCCCAGCTCAGCGCCGCCCGCGCCGCGCAGTTCATCTTCGTCCATCAGCGCATGTGGCAGTACCAGCATCTCCGCCTTGCCGAGCTGATCGCCCTGCCGCCGGGCAGCGACCTGGCGGTGCGCCAGCGCCTGACGGATCTGGCCGGGCGGGTGGTCGTGCAGGAAACCACCGCGTTGGGGGCGCCGCTGCGCCGGGGGCAGGCGCCCATCCTGGTGGCGGGGGAGACGGTGGGGTGGGTCGCGGTGGAGGCAAGCCTGCGGCCGTTGCTGGGCGGCACCGTGTGGGTCGCCGGCGCCAGCCTGCTGCTGGGCCTGCTGGCCTGGGCCAGCATCCGGCTGTTGCCGCTGCGGGTGCTCGACCGGACGCTGACGCGGCTGTCGCAGGAAAGCGCGCGCTTCCAGGCGGCGCTGGACAACATGGCGCAGGGGCTGTGTCTGTTCGACGGCGACGACCGGCTGGTGGTCTGCAACCGCCGCTTCGCCGCCATGTTTGGCCGCCCGGTGGTGGGCAGCGTTGCCGCGGCGTTGTCATCCGGCGCGGACATCGCGCCGCTGTTCGCCCCGCCCGATCCGGCGCGCTCCGGGCCGCAGGACGGCGGCACGCACGAGCTGGACGACGGGCGGGTGATCCAGGTGTCGCGCCAGGTGATCCCCGGCGAGGGCTGGGTCGCGACCTTCGACGACATCACCGAGCGCCGGCGCTCCCAGGAGCGGCTGGCGCACATGGCGCGGCACGACGCGCTGACCGGGCTGCCGAACCGGCTGATGCTGCGCGAGCATCTGGAAGCGGCGCGGGCGCAGGCGCGGCAGGGCCGCCGGTTCGCCGTGTTCTGCCTCGACCTCGACGGCTTCAAGGGCGTCAACGACGCGCTGGGCCAGGCGGCCGGCGACGAGTTGCTGTGCCTGGTGGCGCGGCGCCTGCGTGCGGTGGCGCGTGACATCGATTTCGTGGCGCGGCTGGGCGGGGATGAGTTCGCGCTGGTGCAGGCGGAGGTGGATGGCCCGGAGGCGGTGACGGGGCTGGCGGAGCGGCTGGCTGAGATCCTGCGCGCCCCGTTCACGCTGCGCGGCGAGGTGGTGGGGCTCGGTGCCAGCATCGGCGTCGCCCTGGCGGAGGATCCGGACCCGGGCGCCGACGTGCTGCTGTGCCATGCCGATGCCGCCCTGCATCAGGCCCGCGCCGCCGGGCGCGGCCTGTGGCGGCTGTTCCAGCCGGAGATGGAGGCCGGGATCCGCCAGCGGCGGCAACTGGAGACCGAGCTGCGCTCGGCGCTGGCGGCGGAGCAATTCGAGGTCTTCTACCAGCCGCTGGTGGAGGCGCGCACGCTGGCGCTGGCCGGCTTCGAGGCGCTGGTGCGCTGGCGCCATCCCGGGCGCGGCCTGGTGCCGCCGGGGGAGTTCATCCCGCTGCTGGAAGAGACCGGCCTGATCGGCCCGCTGGGCAGTTGGGTGCTGGCGCGCGCCTGCGCGGACGCGGCGGGGTGGCCCGCGCATCTGCGGCTGGCGGTCAATCTCTCGCCGGTGCAGGTGCTCAATGCGCGGCTGGTGCAGGAGGTCGCGCAGGCGCTGGCGGGCGCGGGGCTGGCGCCGCAGCGGCTGGAGCTGGAAATCACCGAGACCGTGCTGCTGCAGGACAACGAGGTGACGCTGGGCGTGTTGCGGCGGCTGCACGAGCTGGGCGTGCGCATCAGCATGGACGATTTCGGCACCGGGTATTCCAGCCTCAGCTACCTGCGGCGCTTTCCCTTCGACAAGATCAAGGTCGACCAGTCCTTCGTGCACACGCTGCCCCGCGACCGCGGCGGCATCCCGATCATCCGCGCCGTCACCGGTCTGGGCCGCGCCCTGGGCATGCGGGTGCTGGCCGAGGGGGTGGAGACCGTCGAGCAGATGGAGATCCTGCGCGAGGAAGGCTGCGACGAACTGCAGGGCTTCCTGTTCGGCCGGCCCGCGCCGCTGTGCGAGGCGGCGGAGGTCATTGCCCGTGACCTGGCCGGCGAGCGGCCCGGCGCCGCGGGCCAGTGTCCTGTTCCGGCCCCCGCGCCAGGCGCGACGGCCCGGGGAATCCTGCGCTCGATTCGTTGA
- a CDS encoding transporter substrate-binding domain-containing protein, protein MPEKLTWLWGHFLRQGGPAVLALALALAAWQARAADLAEIRARGELRHLGIRYANFVTGEGDGFDVELVRGFAREIGVRYTLVYTDFYSVLRDLLGQDVVKRDGTVTLEGSHPVRGDMIAAGFTVLPWREQVVLYSSPTFPSQVLLVAPAASPFQPIKGGPDLAADIAETRALIGPHSLLVMERTCLDPANYDLKGKGLDLRAYTRSTNLNEMVPALLNHEADFTLLDVPDAMLDLQKWAGRIKVIGPISPVQDLAAAFPRDAPGLRDAFNRHLDHVRADGRYDALVARYYPGIRRAFPAFFAAGK, encoded by the coding sequence ATGCCGGAAAAGCTGACATGGCTTTGGGGCCATTTCCTGCGCCAGGGCGGCCCGGCCGTTCTCGCGCTGGCTCTCGCGCTGGCCGCCTGGCAGGCCCGGGCCGCCGATCTCGCGGAGATCCGGGCGCGGGGGGAGCTGCGCCACCTGGGCATCCGCTACGCCAACTTCGTCACCGGCGAGGGCGACGGCTTCGACGTCGAGCTGGTGCGTGGCTTCGCCCGTGAGATCGGCGTCCGCTACACCCTGGTCTACACCGACTTCTACAGCGTGCTGCGCGACCTGCTCGGCCAGGACGTGGTGAAGCGCGACGGCACCGTCACGCTGGAAGGCAGCCACCCGGTGCGCGGCGACATGATCGCCGCCGGCTTCACCGTGCTGCCCTGGCGCGAGCAGGTGGTGTTGTATTCCAGCCCGACCTTCCCCTCGCAGGTCCTGCTGGTCGCGCCGGCGGCATCCCCCTTCCAGCCGATCAAGGGCGGCCCGGACCTGGCGGCCGACATCGCCGAGACCAGGGCCCTGATCGGCCCCCACAGCCTGCTGGTCATGGAGCGCACCTGCCTCGACCCGGCGAACTATGACCTCAAGGGCAAGGGGCTGGACCTGCGCGCCTACACCCGCAGCACCAACCTCAATGAAATGGTTCCGGCGCTGCTGAACCACGAAGCCGACTTCACCCTGCTCGACGTGCCGGATGCCATGCTCGACCTGCAGAAATGGGCCGGCAGGATCAAGGTCATCGGCCCCATCTCCCCCGTGCAGGACCTGGCCGCCGCCTTCCCCCGCGACGCCCCCGGGCTGCGCGACGCCTTCAACCGCCATCTCGACCACGTGCGCGCCGATGGCCGCTACGATGCCCTGGTGGCCAGGTACTACCCCGGCATCCGGCGCGCCTTTCCCGCCTTCTTCGCCGCAGGGAAGTAG
- a CDS encoding glutathione S-transferase family protein gives MKLYHHPLSGHAHRARLFVSLLGLPHELVEVDLKAGAHRQPGFLALNPFGQVPVLDDDGVVIADSNAILVYLAKKAGDARWLPEDPRGAATVQRWLSVAAGEVAYGPAAARLITVFGAPYNPEEVIARSHLLLSRLEQQLTGRDWLAADHPTIADVAIYSYVARAPEGNVDLSGYPAVNALLRRIEALPGFVPFAETSAGLSAA, from the coding sequence ATGAAACTCTATCATCACCCCCTGTCGGGCCATGCGCACCGGGCGCGTCTGTTCGTATCGCTGCTCGGCCTGCCGCATGAGCTGGTCGAGGTCGACCTGAAGGCCGGTGCCCACCGGCAACCCGGGTTCCTCGCGCTCAATCCGTTCGGGCAGGTGCCAGTGCTCGACGACGACGGCGTCGTCATCGCCGATTCGAATGCGATCCTGGTCTATCTCGCCAAGAAGGCAGGGGATGCCAGATGGCTGCCGGAGGACCCGCGCGGCGCGGCCACGGTGCAGCGGTGGCTTTCGGTTGCTGCCGGCGAAGTTGCTTACGGGCCGGCGGCCGCGCGGCTCATCACCGTGTTCGGCGCGCCCTACAATCCCGAAGAGGTGATCGCGCGGTCCCATCTCCTGCTGAGCAGGCTTGAGCAGCAGCTCACCGGCCGCGACTGGCTGGCCGCCGATCACCCGACGATCGCCGATGTCGCGATCTACAGCTATGTGGCGCGCGCGCCGGAAGGCAATGTCGATCTGTCCGGCTATCCCGCCGTGAATGCCCTCCTCCGCCGGATCGAGGCGCTGCCCGGCTTCGTCCCGTTCGCCGAAACTTCTGCTGGTCTCTCGGCAGCGTGA